Within the Leptospira licerasiae serovar Varillal str. VAR 010 genome, the region TAATTGTCCAATACTTCTTTGCGAGTGTTTCCCTTTTCCCTATCTTTCCATTTAGGATTATGGTCTACATCCCATCCATCTTTTCCATCACGTCGTTCTTTTTTGTGAGGATTTCCTTCGACATCCTTGCCACAATCTGGGCATTTTTTCGTGCCTGGTTTACCGCCAGGCGCAGCATTATCCCAATTATCAGTGACCGTTTTCTTTCTAAATTTTGAGGGGCGTCTATCTACTGCGCGTTTACCTTTATCTCCGTCTTTGGCAACAGAATCAGGTTTTTTGTCAGACATATCCGGAATATCAAAACCAATTTGCTTTGAAGTTGGTTCTTTATTTGTGTTACTTCCATCAACACTCGTTTTCTTTGAATTGTCGATAGGTGCATTTTGATTCCTTCCATTAGATGGCGGCGCATTAGCTGGCTCCTTTAGATAATAAGCCTCGATAAGTGCTCCTGCAGCTAAACCGACAACGATAGTTGATTCAGCGATTCCAATTGCGACCGGTGCAAGAAATAAAAGATGTCCGGTTGGATCTTTATAAAGAACTGGATTTCCTTTTACGTAAGCAAAGCGATTCCACCCCTGAGTATCTCCGCCTCCATCAATGAGCGTATCCGCACTTGTAAACCTAGCGATCTGCGGATCATAATATCTTGCATTATAAAAATAGAAATTAGTCTCTCTATCCAACTCTTGTGAGTTATACTTAGGAGCAAAATCCAGAGTTCCTCTTTGAACAAGAGTCTCTCCGTACGGCTCATACTGCATTCGAGATAGTGTATGAGCACCTTCATCTAAAACATGAGCGACAGAATCCACTTGATCTGTTAAGAAGTAAGCAGTGACTCCATCTTCGTTTAGAGCAGCGATCCGGACTCCATTTAGATAAACGTTATTGATAGAGCTTAGGATATTTGTTTCTTCAGAATATTCTAAACCGTAGAATTTACTTGGATATAGTATCTCTTGGTTTTTGAAAGAAGCACCACTCGGAACTAATGCTTTCTTACGAACTCTGAAGCCACCTTCGTCATACCAATAATTCCCTATTGTTGTGCTAAGAGCGTCTTGTACCTGAGTGATCCTGTTTTGAGAATCTACAGTAATTGTCTTAGTTAGATCTTTGAAATTATCTCTCTGAGAAGTCATGTTCCCAGAGGAATCGTAGCTCATGACCAGACGATTGTTTCCACTTTGGGTGGAATCTATATGAGTGACTTGGTGGTTGGAATACTGGTAATTCCACTCATCGATGAGGGTATTATCGTTAAAGTTATGATTTCGTTTTGCGAGTAGGTTTCCGTTCTTTGCATAAGCAAAACTTTGGCGGAAAGTTTTCGTATAATTATCAGCAGATTCTTGGTATTGTCCGTCTGCTGCAGTGAGCCTATTTAAACCATCGTAACTGTAATTGTAAGCAGTAGTGTATTCTGAAGAAGTATTTGTGATTCCAGTGATATTATTTCTGCTATTGAAAGCATAGACTGCGTCTTGGAGAGTTTTAGTAGTTCCATCTACATCTCCAACAGAGTTGATACGAACTAATCTTTGTTTAACATCGTAGGTATAATTTGTTTGGATACCATTTCCAAGTCCAAACCCGGAAGTTTGTCCGAATTCGTTATAAGCAATATTTTCAACGATTGTTTTGCTGCAATAGCCTGGGATGACTCCGTTTGTATTTACTTGGACTGAAATTCCTGTGATATAACCTGCAGTTCCGTAGGTGTAGCAGGCTTTCATCCTGGTATGGCTGACTGGGTGTTCCGGATAGTCTATGGAACTTACACGTCCGAGTAGATCGTATTTGTATTCTGTAATATACGGTCCGTCTGCCAGTTCGATCGTTAGATTTTTGATGTTTCTAGTTTCTTTTTTAGCTCTTCCTAATTTATCGTAGCTGAATGTTTTGATCTGTACGTTGTCTTCTACTCGGACAAGTTTTCCGAGTGCGTTCTCCGCTCCCGAGCCACTATCGTAATCGAAATATACGGTGCCTTCCGGGGTGTCTTTTGTGAGCATTCTTCCAAGAGAATCATAAGTGAAACTAGTAGTAATTCCGCGAGCGTCAGTGGATTGAGTAGTGTCTCCGAATGCGTTATAGGAAGCTGTGCTTACCCCGAAATCTGGATCGCTGTTTTTCTTTAATCTTCCGAATGCGTCGTAAAGCCAATAGGCTTGGTTTTGGCCGGAAGTATCTTTTGTATTGATCCCGCTTGTATCGCAAGAT harbors:
- a CDS encoding GH-E family nuclease, with amino-acid sequence MSDKKPDSVAKDGDKGKRAVDRRPSKFRKKTVTDNWDNAAPGGKPGTKKCPDCGKDVEGNPHKKERRDGKDGWDVDHNPKWKDREKGNTRKEVLDNYNENTRLRCKNCNRSDNQ